A window from Bos mutus isolate GX-2022 chromosome 1, NWIPB_WYAK_1.1, whole genome shotgun sequence encodes these proteins:
- the CSNK2A2IP gene encoding casein kinase II subunit alpha'-interacting protein, which yields MVPLAYYDQRFVPLEHSYQLAATSSLTRQYTDKKLNQPNNQSVVRVQSHSNNPVVPPPNSSQKVQRCSELPSVKSQDTISGDCYNRVLKSPLSHSKHQATPSLHLQRRTPLWPNKKALSSPLFHPKPQNTSSFDLIKTLPPEPTQTDCSSQLSFPKPQNTSSLDLFWTSPSLKSIRRVSSSSLYAVKHQETPSPDYLWTSSSLESNQRDFNSALPQSKPQKASSLDSLWSSLLERNQRCLSSPSLNSTSQINDLFQTSPEAHHLEPSQMTLSSSLPDSRLQTPPVLRSNSSVLRLPLSNSKPRKSPLPYSVHQSKSLPLFQPQTLDHDFRTPSPAMCHSRLQNTTSPSDKHKATDLSSPHPKPNVSGQSILSSRHSMKNIAALPLGSRLQRKSSFGHYEETGPSKDIPWTLDYTQPCIVKGGTVPDDVVNKIVNSLSKTRIQRDLCRQILFRRMRGRPNPRPGPRLSSSYMVCLACASCIKSHCSHLTGRKDPHAATLFVIPTPELTPEKEIMVKLVFILSIPETTFLLPVKENQPDEAPEDNLEGMEKISNISPTSESDITQGSNEKKTWLTVAPENQAVSQQPQAVDWLLYVKKNSNPQFQSVLPSSSSSTSLSSSSSSSSSSSSFSTVAPLPPPPPPPKESKVSDCVFTKLLSYHRLPPGVSWLEFICSKNHQPLPGKPCPSQSPSPKARPMRNNTTVKRRKGPKTVFKIFQTKFQNERNLD from the coding sequence ATGGTGCCACTAGCATATTATGATCAACGCTTCGTGCCATTAGAACACTCTTACCAACTGGCCGCAACCAGCTCATTAACACGTCAATACACagacaaaaaattaaatcagCCCAATAACCAATCTGTGGTCAGAGTACAATCCCATAGTAATAACCCTGTAGTGCCTCCACCGAACTCTAGCCAGAAGGTACAGAGATGCTCAGAATTGCCCTCTGTCAAGTCTCAGGACACAATTTCAGGGGACTGCTATAACAGGGTTCTAAAATCACCATTATCTCACTCCAAACATCAGGCCACACCTTCACTACACCTCCAGCGGAGAACTCCCTTGTGGCCTAATAAGAAAGCCCTGAGCTCGCCTTTGTTCCACCCTAAACCTCAGAACACATCTTCATTTGACCTCATTAAGACATTGCCACCAGAGCCGACTCAAACAGACTGTAGCTCACAGTTATCCTTTCCTAAACCTCAGAATACATCTTCCCTAGATCTTTTCTGGACATCACCTTCACTGAAATCTATTCGAAGAGTGTCAAGTTCATCACTATATGCTGTCAAACATCAAGAAACTCCTTCCCCAGACTACCTATGGACATCATCATCTTTGGAATCTAATCAAAGAGACTTTAACTCAGCATTACCCCAGTCCAAGCCTCAGAAAGCCTCTTCATTGGACAGCCTATGGTCATCTTTGTTAGAGCGCAATCAAAGATGTTTGAGCTCACCATCACTCAACTCTACATCTCAAATAAATGACTTGTTTCAGACATCACCTGAAGCCCATCATTTGGAGCCTAGTCAAATGACTCTGAGCTCATCATTACCTGACTCCAGACTTCAGACACCACCTGTATTAAGGTCCAATTCCAGTGTTCTGAGATTACCACTGTCGAATTCAAAACCAAGAAAGTCACCTTTACCATACTCTGTCCACCAGTCAAAGAGTTTGCCATTGTTCCAGCCCCAAACACTTGATCATGACTTCAGGACCCCAAGCCCAGCAATGTGTCACTCCAGATTGCAGAACACCACTTCACCAAGTGACAAACACAAAGCCACAGATCTTTCCTCACCTCATCCCAAACCAAATGTCTCAGGTCAATCAATATTAAGCTCCAGGCACTCCATGAAGAACATAGCTGCTTTACCACTGGGCTCCAGACTCCAGCGTAAAAGCAGTTTTGGTCATTATGAAGAGACAGGACCCAGTAAAGACATTCCATGGACTTTAGATTACACTCAACCCTGCATTGTTAAAGGTGGAACTGTCCCCGATGATGTTGTAAATAAAATTGTCAATTCTCTCTCCAAGACCAGAATCCAGAGGGATctctgtaggcagattctctttCGAAGGATGAGGGGAAGACCAAATCCTCGTCCTGGTCCCCGCCTTTCATCAAGTTATATGGTTTGTTTAGCCTGTGCCTCTTGCATAAAATCTCACTGTAGCCATCTTACAGGAAGGAAAGACCCCCATGCTGCCACACTATTTGTCATCCCAACACCTGAGCTCACTCCTGAGAAAGAGATAATGGTGAAACTAGTTTTTATCCTTTCCATACCAGAGACTACTTTTTTACTCCCTGTGAAAGAAAATCAGCCTGATGAAGCTCCTGAAGACAATCTTGAAGGAATGGAGAAGATATCAAACATTTCCCCTACATCGGAATCTGATATCACTCAGGGATCTAATGAAAAGAAGACCTGGCTGACAGTAGCCCCCGAAAACCAAGCTGTAAGCCAACAGCCCCAGGCTGTAGACTGGCTGCTTTATGTGAAGAAAAACAGTAACCCTCAGTTCCAGTCCGTACttccatcctcttcctcctccacctctttgtcttcctcatcctcttcatcttcctcttcctcttccttttccactgTAGCCCCCttaccccctcctcctcctcctccaaaagAGTCTAAGGTCTCAGACTGTGTGTTCACTAAGTTACTTAGTTACCACCGGTTGCCTCCAGGGGTCTCCTGGCTTGAGTTTATATGTAGTAAAAATCACCAGCCACTTCCTGGAAAACCATGTCCAAGTcaatcaccatctcccaaagcaaGGCCTATGAGGAataacaccacagttaaaaggagaaaggggcccAAGACAGTGTTCAAAATTTTCCAGACAAAGTTTCAAAATGAGAGAAATCTTGACTAA